The Mangrovibacillus cuniculi sequence TCATATGATTGGATCATCTTTGTTACAACGGGATCTGGCTTAATTTTTGCTTGATCTACGTATATGACTTCGGCTGATTTCTCCAGCACGTCTCCTGTCAAAGGGTCCAACAGCAATTCAATATCTCCAAAAGCTTTTCCATAATTAAGTGCTTGCACGATTAACTTGTTGTCGACTGTTCCATTAACAACTTGGTGATTGTGCGCTGCTAAAATCACATCTACTTCATCATCAACACCTGTTGCTAAATCAGCAGCTTGTCCAGTAACCACATTTCCGTCTTGCGTTGCAGGCATATGTGCCAAGATGACGATGGCCCTAACACCTTGTTTCTTTAACTCTTTCACAGCTTTGTTTACTTCCGCAGTAGGGTCGGAAAAGTAGAGTCCTTCCACACCACCTTTTGCAACAAGATCTTCGGTATCCTGCGTTATTACTCCAATAAAACCAAGTTTAACTCCTTCAATTTCCGTAACAGCAAAGGGAGGAAATAGCGTTTGTCCAGTTTCTTTCCAAATGCAGTTGGCACAAAGCGTTTCCCAAGCAATGCCTGGGTATGGTTGTTGGTTTTCTCTCGTTAACTCATTACCGCCATAAACCATGCGAAGAAGTTCCAGTACCCCTTTATCAAACTCGTGATTGCCAACTGTGCCGTAGGAGAACCCTAGATAGTTAAAGATTTCAACGGTTGGCTCATCGTGAAAAAGCGCAGAAACAGGTGCACTTGCGCCGATAACGTCGCCAGCTTGAACTTTAATTGTGTGAGCGTTTGGATTTTCGTATGCTTGAAAGTAAGTGGAAAGATAGTCGGCTCTTCCTGCTTTTTGGTTTGGTGGGTTGGAAAATTTATAAGTTTGATTTAGTTTTCCGTGGTAGTCGTTGATGGTGAGGAGTTGGACTTGGATTGGGTCTTTTGGTGGTGTGTCAGTTCTGTATGGTGAAGTGAATAGTGATAATAGAAGTAATAGAGGAATCCAGTTCATGTTGCACTTCCTTTTTAATTAGGTTGTGCTGTGATTAGCTAAATTATGTAAGTTAATCATTACTGAACATGTTTATCTAATTCATTTTGGAGTTGCTCTGCCTTGGTTTGTAGTGATTGAAAAGATTGTTGCAAATGGAGAACTTCATCTTCTGATAGACCATGTTCTGTTCGATAGACTGCTAACTCTTTCATTTCTTGCAGGGTTAACTCTAGCTTAAGCAGAAGCTCTTGGCGTTTTTGGAGGTGTTGGATGGTGTTTTTGTAGAAGTCTAGTTTGCTCATGGTTAAGCTCCTCGTGACATAAGTATAAATTAATAGCAGATATTTTCTTAACTCAAAAGTAATTTAATCCTTAAAATGCAAAAAAATAGTAAAGAAACTTACCTTTCCCTGTGTTTCACATCCATTATCATACTCCTAATTCCGTATGTCTTAAGTACTAAAAATGGGTATAAAATCAAGTGTTATTCATAGTTTTCGGGAACGAAAGTTTGACAAACAGTAGGATGTGATAGGAACCGATAACACGAAGTAAAAATATGGTGGGTGTTTTCACCTTTCCCTTTGTCACAGACAAACCCTGTAACCCACCATTTTCCACATGAATTTAAGTTCTACTCTCTTGTTGAAACTTCACTGATTTTGTCCTGTTGTGATGATGTACCGAAAATGAATTTATACACATCAACAATTAAACTAAGGACTGCTACAATGTAAAAAATATAAGTAATTGAATAATAAGGTGAAAAGAACGGAACATTTTGTGACATTACAGCAAAAACGAATCCAGTAATTAAGCTAAAAATACCTACTTTTCTATTAAAAGAAAATGAAGTTAGGCTAATAAATTTAAGTATACCAATCATTAAGCATAAAAGTGTTACTAAAAAACAAATGGAAATAATTGAATTAATGATAGATAGTTCACCAAATCCAAGGATACCACCTGAAATAAGAAAAATAATACCCGTAACTAGAGTAAAGACACCTATCTTAAAGATTGTTGAACTTGATCTAACACTTATCATAACCTCTTCACGATTTGTAATTCCTAAAGCTACTATAATTATGAAAGATATAAAAAGTATAATCCCCATGCTTTGCTCCTTTATTTTCTACAGTGAATAAAATGTAGAACTCACTTGTACCAAATTATTATGGTTTTTCTCAAATATTATATTCACCACCAAAAACTCTTTTTTTTATGGTGAGAAAACTTTTAAGAGTCATATATTTTGATAAATAGGTTAAATTACCTTTATTTCAATAAAAGAATATAATCTTTTACCTACATATATTTTCAACTACTAGCAAATATTATATAAAAAGCTTAAAGAGACTCTAGCAAAACTAGAGTCCCTTTCAACTAACAAATAATTAACGAAGAAGTTGAAGAACTCCTTGAGGTTGTTGGTTAGCTTGAGCTAACATAGCTTGAGCTGCTTGAGAAAGAATAGAATTCTTTGTTTGAGTCATCATTTCTTTCGCCATGTCAACGTCACGGATACGAGATTCCGCAGCAGTTAGGTTTTCAGAAGCTGTTCCTAAGTTATTAATTGTGTGCTCTAAGCGGTTTTGCATAGCACCTAAATTACTTCTTTGTGAAGATACTTTTTGAATAGCGTTATTCACTGTTTCAATAGCTGTTGCTGCTCCAAACTTACTAGAGATATCAATATCTTTTACGCCTAATGCATCCGCACGCATATCACCAATTGAGATAAACGCAGTTTGCCCAGCGTTTGCACCAATTTGAGTCATAATTGAGCCATCAAGATCAGTACTTGCATCCTCATGCTTACCGAAAACAAGGGTAATACTTTCTCCTACTTTCATATTAGCTTCAAGATCACCAACAGCTAATGTAGTAAGACCACCAGTCAAAATACCTGCCCCAAAAGTTAGAGTATCTTTATCTGTTAGCGTAATATCAGTAGACGTTTGTCCATCTGGACCAACGATCTTGTAGTCACCCGCTGCAAATGTTCCTGGTGTAGTTTGATCAGTTCTAACAATCATATACGCTCCATTTACATTTGATTTTGTAGCATCAGTACCAGCAGCTGTGTTTAAACCATCAATAGCAGCTGAAGTGATTGTGACTCCTGAATTGTTATTTAATGAAACTGTACCTTTTACTGCTTCAGTTACTCCTTTAGCAGAACCATCTAATAATTTTTTTGTATTAAACTCTGTAGTGTTACCAATACGATCAAGTTCTGTTACTAATTGTTTAACTTCAGCCTGTAATTCTTTTCTGTCTGCATCAGTATTTGTATCATTTGCAGATTGAACTGCTAATTCCCTAGCGCGTTGAAGGATAGAATGTGTTTCATTTAAAGCTCCCTCAGCTGTTTGAATTAGAGAAATACTATCTTGTGCATTTTTTCCAGCCATCTCTAAACCACGAATCTGTCCACGCATTTTTTCAGAGATCGCTAGACCAGCAGCATCATCACCTGCACGGTTGATACGAAGACCTGATGATAATTTCTCCATAGATTTAGACTGCATGTTAGAAGCAGCGCTCAATTGACGATGAGTGTTAAGAGCAGCAATATTGTGATTAATACGCATAATAAATTTCCTCCCTGGATTGTAGTGGACTTCCGTTTCCACTGTTTTAGTTTTTTATGATTACGACTACCCGTCCTGCCTAGGATGGACGACGTCGTGAATCTCGAGTGTATGTAGTAAAGAGAAACTTCTTGTTTCTCTTTACTAGCGCCCATTCGAGCTTTTTCTTAGGCATTTGCCCTTCTGACTCTTATATCGGCCTATGGTAAGAAGTGTTTAATAGTTTAATAGAAAATTTTTTTCTGCGAATTTGCTCGAATTTTGTTGAACGATTCTCTATCTATTTTCTACTTTTTGGTATTTACAAAGGAAAATTATCCTATTATACTATTATTCAACAAGACTTCAAGGAGGATATTCCAAAAATGCTTGTAATTGGTCGAAAAGTAAATGAATATGTCGTAATTGATGATAATATTAAAGTTCGTGTTGTAAGGTCGAAAGAAGGTCATTTACGTTTAGCTATTGATGCACCACGCGAGATACCTATTGTTCGTGGAGAACTTTGGGAAAGAGCACAATTAGAAGAACAAGAAGAATAAACAAAAAAACGCCACCAATATAACTCTGGTAGCGTTTTTTTTTGTTTATTTTATTATCGAAGTAATTGTAGAACTCCTTGCGGCTGTTGGTTTGCTTGCGCTAACATTGCTTGAGATGCTTGCGCTAAGATAGAGTTACGAGTTTGCTCCATCATTTCTTTTGCCATGTCTACGTCACGAACACGAGATTCTGCAGCTGTTAAGTTTTCAGAAGAAGTTCCCAAGTTGTTGATTGTGTGCTCTAAACGATTCTGAACAGATCCTAATTTAGAACGTTCTGCGGATACTTTTTGAATAGCTTCATCAATAACTTTAACTGCAGTAGAAGCTTGGCTTTGTGTGCCAACTTGAAGGTTGTTTACTCCTAACGTTGCAGCTCTCATATCTTCAATACCTAGATTCATAGATTGACCAGTGTTTGCACCAATCTGGAATGTAGCAGAACCATTACTACGAGCGTCTTGTGCTTTTGTACCAACTTGGAAGTTTGATAGAACATTAGATGCAGCTTCTTTTCGTGTCCCATCTGCTGCTTTTACTTCAATCGATAAACCATTGATTTGTGCCGCTGTTCCGCCTGCTGCTGCAGTAATGGTTGTTACACCTGCTGCCGTTGCAGCGGAAGCTACGGAAGCATCAGCTGCAATCGCTGCGTTGATATCCGATAAGTCATCAGTTGTAATGTCCGTTACAGAGAAAGTTGCTGTTCGCTGAGTACCGTTTACAGACCAGGTAGCTGTAACCGTGTCTCCGTTCGCAATACCTAAGTTGTTACCGTTAACGTCTACTAGAGCATTTAACGTTGTAGCGTCTGCCATTGCAGCACCTAATGTACCAGAGTTTGTTACGGTACCTGTAGCAACTGCTTGAGCGCTACCAAGGCTACCATTTAATAATTTCTTTGTATTGAATTCTGTTGTATTGGCAATTCTCTCGATTTCTGTACCCAATTGGTTCATTTCATCTTGGATATTCGAACGATCTTGAGAAGTATTTGTGTCGTTTGCAGATTGTACTGCTAGTTCACGCATACGTTGTAGGATTGCGTGAGTTTCGTTTAACGCACCCTCAGCTGTTTGGATAAGGGAAATGCCATCTTGAGAGTTACGTTGCGCTTGATCTAATCCACGAATCTGACCACGCATTTTTTCAGAGATTGCTAGACCTGCAGCATCATCTCCTGCACGGTTAATACGAAGACCAGAAGATAGTTTTTCCATTGATTTACCTTGAGCGTTTGAAGCATAGCTTAATTGACGGTGAGTGTTTAAAGCAGCGATGTTGTGATTGATACGCATGATAGTTTTTCCTCCTTGGAATGTGGTACTTACGTCCTTGTAAGTAATGTTGTTAGCCAAGTAAAGCGGCCGTCCTTACTAGCGGCTACACTATCTATATCGGAGGATTTATGCATGCACTCATGAGGAAAGAGCCTGTTTTGGAGAAGTTGGGCGGTGGGGTGTTGCTCACTTTTCTGTTGCTTCTGCACACTTACTTACTGCTTCTGCTCACTTTTCCTGACTTCCGCCAAAAAACCAAACAAAAAACACTCACCCCACGGCAAGTGTTACTCTTTCTTCTCGTCTTTCGGCAAAACGCTCAGTAAGTCTGCTACTGATAAAGAAGCCTGCGCGTTTTCCTCTTGAATCTGCATATAGATTTCTTTTCGGAATACATCGATACCGCGCGGCGCTTGAATACCGATTTTCACTTGATCGTTCTTCACGTTCATCACCGTGATTTCGATATCATCACCAATTTTAATAGACTCTCCACTTTTTCTCGTTAGAATTAACATCGCACGTTACCCCCTGTTCTCGACTGTCATCGACGTAGGAGCAAGAGGTTGTTTCGTTAAATATGGCGTATCAATCAACACTACTTGTTTTCCAACTTGTTTACGACGGTTGATAATCACTGGCGCCTGCAAGTTCGCAGTCGAAGTCGGGAACGGATTTTTGACTGTTAAGATCGTCCAGATATCAGCGTCTTCCACATTCTCCAACTCTAGTTCTTCTACCACTGTTTTCGGTAAAGTAATATCGTAATCTTGGAAAAATGTAAACGGACTAGATACGATAAAACCAAGTTCTGCTGTTTTCGTAGATTGGAGAATGAAAAATGCCGGGTTGTCCACAACTGGTAAAACGACAAACGATTTTTCTTCTTCAAAGCCCGGAAGACCTTTCGTAAAGGTAACAGTTTGTTCAGGTAGTAACTCTATCTCTCCGTGGTACTTTGTTTCCACTTTCATCCTACTCACCCTTTATTTATATTTGTTGCTCATAGTTTACCCCAACATGACGTAGATTGACAAAGTCGATTTCTAAGGAATTATACCTTTGCATCGCCACTTCTATCTTTCCAGGAGTATAGTCATGTATGGCTTTTTGCGGTCTAGAATTATTGATGACTTTATTTACTTTCCATTGAATATCTACACTACCTGGATCGTAACTTACCTTAACCCCACCAGCTCTAGGAATCCAACCAATGTTAAATTCAGCAGGAGGGTCAAATGCGTTTCTAGCTGGTTGATCAGCTAATGGACTTCCTCCGTTTTCAATCATCATTAATTCATCGCCTTCTTGTGCATTACGAGCGATTCCCTCCATTAAACCTTGTATACCATCTTGTACAAACTCTTCTAATACTTGTGTACGTGTCTTAAAACCAAGGTCGGCTCTAGCTTGAGATTGATCAATGGTCAACGTTGCTCTTTTCCGATTAATCGTCATTTCAGCAGATGGTTGTTGAATATCCAATTCTGCTTTAGGTTGTTCTATTCGTTGTACTGGCGCGGTTCTGTTCAACTGAATTTGTGCAGATGTCGATTGTAAGCGAATTTGTGGAAGTTGCAAATTGTTTTCACCTCTGTTCTTTCTAGTATCGATAGGATATTCAGGCAACCTCACCTAACCAAAACAGGCCATCCAACTTGCTCGTTGGACAGCCCATAGTTGTTAACGTAAGAAGTCCATTAACGTTGGTTGCATGATACGAGCACCTACGCTGAGTGCTGCACGGTGGATACTTTCTTGTGTTTTTAGGTCTGTAATAACACGCTCAATTTCTGCATCTTCGTTGTCTGATAAAACACGTGTAGAAATAACTTCCTGCTGACCTAAGCGATTGTCAACCATTTCTAAACGGTTATAGCGTGCACCAAGCTCTGAACGTTCCGCTTGCAAAGTGGATACAACAGAATCTAGATCTTCTAATAACGTATCCATAGTAGACATATCATCGTTTTCAAACGCTTGTTTAATAGCATTTAAATTACTAAACAAGTCTTGATTAAACGTATTCATTGGATTAACGTTGGCCTTTAAGAATACTCCTTGTGAGACTTCCACATTGTATTCTGAGATAGCCGTATTATTTGTCAAAATATCATTGCTTAACGTTACCGGATTTGTCGTTGTATCCGTGACCACAGGTTTATCGACATTCGTACCATGGAAGATATAACGACCAGCCATTTTTGTGTTTGCAATCTGAGCGATATCTTGCTCTATCTGCTCTATCTCTTTTGCAATGACACTTCGATCTTCTGCCGTTAAGGTTCCGTTTTTCCCTTGAATAACTAACTCACGTACACGCTCTAATCCGTTTGTCGCTTGTTCAATCCCCGCTTCCGAATTCTCCATCCACATATATAACTCTGACAGATTACGTTTAAATTGATCTACCTCTGCCAAATTCGAACGGTAAAACATCCCTTTCATTGCGACAACAGGATCATCGGAGGGACGATTAATTTTCTTACCTGTAGCTAATTGCTCTTGTAAGGTACCCATACGACCGTAAGATGTATTTAAATTTCGTAATGACTGTGTGGAAAGCATACTTTGTGTTATGCGCATTTCTTATCCCTCCTATCTTCCTACTGTGCCCATACCGTTAATTACTCGGTCGAGTAACTCATCTTGTAAGGTGATCATTCTAGCTGCAGCATTATATGCATGTTGAAATTGAATCATATTAGTCATTTCTTCGTCTAACGATACGGAGCTAACTGCTTGGCGACGCTCATCAACGGATAATTTCAATTGACTAGTATTCGTTGCAAGTCTTACCGCATTCTGCGAAGATACTGCCATTTCTCCGATAACAGACTCAAAGTGACTACGGAAAGTAGCATTGTTCACGCCATCATAAGCTAACTTATCTACATTAATGACATTCGCTAGTAATTGGACATTATCTGGGTTACCTAAAGTAGGATTAGTGGCTGTTGCTGTGGCGATGTTAGCTAAGTCCGATACAATATCTTGTGAGATTTTGATTCTACTAGCAAACCCTTCTTGAGTGGCAGAAGCAAAGTCATTCGTAACATCATCAACAAAGAATTGAATAGGATCAGTTGTTCCATTGTTGATTTCGTTCGGACTTAACCCATCTGCATGTACCTGATTAAACTTTTGGGCAAATACATAGGCCATCGCATCTAACTCGCTTAGCATTTTTGTATAGTCACCAGTGACTCCAGTTCCTTCTACATAGCCGTACGATTCCATGAGTGCTTGTACTTTTCCTGTTGATTTGAAGTTTGCCGCATCAATAGTAAGGGATCCTAATTGCAAGCTCTCAACTGCTTGTGCACCAGTTGTTTGGTAGTTCACACTTAATGTGTTGTATCCGCCTTTTCCGACAAGTGTGGCACTCGGTGTTAAACCATCCCCTGTCAAACGGACAATTGCTCTTCCTTCTGCCAAATTACTAGATTGTCCACCGTTAGATTCATATGTTACTTGCACATTAATCATGGAAGATAATTCATCTATTAAGCGATCACGCTCATCATACAAGTCGTTTGGCAAGTATCCATGTGGCTCCACATCTGCAATCTGCTCATTTACATTATGAATTTGTTGCATTAAAGAGTTTACTTGTTTCACGGAAACATCTAATTCATTACGCATATCGGTCCGTACAGATGTCAAAGTAGAAGATAAGTAGTTAAACGTCTCCGCTAACGCAATACCACGTTGACGTACAACCGAACGTGCACCTTCGTTTGTTGGGTTAACTGCTAAATCTTGTAGTGACTCCCAGAACTGATCCATCGTACGAGAAAGTCCCGCTTCCGATGGTTCGTTCATGACTTCTTCCATCTTTTTATACGATTGCATCTTTGTTTCCCAATATCCTAGTTTGTTAGATTCTCCGCGATATTGTGTATCTAAGAAAGCCTCACGCACACGCTGAATTGACCCCGCTTCCACCCCAGTTCCAACTTGCCCTGGTATGTTAGGACGGTTAATCGCTGCGTTTGGATACGGTTCCGTCTGTTGAAAGTTCGCACGCTGACGCGTATAGCCAGGTGTGTTGGCATTAGCAATGTTGTGGCCAGTTACCTTTAACGCTCCTTGTTGAGTGAACATGGCACGACGAGCGGTTTCTAAACCTGAAAATGTAGATCGCATATGGTACCTCCATGTAGTTTGGAATGCTGAATCAACTTACGCTTGAGAATCAAAGAGAGACTTACGTTTAGAAGGCTGATTTTGCACGTCTTTACTGTACGTCGCTTGCGTTTCCTTAGGGTCTAGAATATCTAAATTCATGTTGATAAACTGCAAAGATTGATAGAGTAATTGTTGGTTTAACTCATTTTGCCGCTTTATCTTCTCTGTCACGTCCAGAATCTTTTGACGAACTTCTACTAATTTTTCTGCAACCGGAGACGCAGACGCTTTGATGCACTCTGTGATGGTTACCGGTTGAGTACCTGGAACATTTAGTAGTTCAGCTGCTTCCTTTTGTCTTTGCTTTTCAAGCGTATTGATTGCCGAGATGTATTTTTGTTCGTCTTTTAAAAGTTGTTGTAGAGACTCCAAATCCCCTTGCTTGACAATACTTGCTTTTTTCTCCGCTAATGCATGCAAGTGGGTGTGAAGTGTATAAAGCTGTTCTAGTGTCAAGACAAGTTTTGATTGAGTCATTGTACTACTCCTTTATTTTTGGAAATAATTCTTCATCGCTTTCGCAATTAGTTGTGGGTCTGGCTTATAAGTACCGTTTTCCACTTGAATTTTTAAATCATCCACTTTCTTTTGACGATCAGAAATCCAATTATTCGTTTGTTGCATCTCTTTCGCAGTAGTCGATATCTCTATCTTATCCGTTTGCTTTGGCTTTGCTTTTGCAGCATCTAATTTATTTATCTGGCGTTGATAAGGGTTCATTCCCGCGCCATTTGTATGATTAATTTTCATCTTTTCGCCTCACTTTCGTCCCGAAAAAATCAGTCTATGGTTATTATCGGATTAAAACGACGTTCGTTTAGTGTTCCTTGTGCAGTATTCTAAAATAGTTATAAAGTTTGATAATAGAAAAGCACACCAAGGAGTCAGTGTGCTTTATTTATTACGATCAGTTGTATAATAAGTCTTCTGATTAGCTTTTAATTTCGCTTGGTATTCTTCTTCTTTTGCAACATGCGCTAAATCTGTTCGGATGCTTCCGATGCATGTACTACAAAGCTTTCCTTCTCGAATAATTGTACCACATTTATCACACGGGTACCCTAATCCAGGGAACTGTGCTGAATGCAATCTTTTTTTACGAACCCACTTATGAATCAACTCTTCGCTTACACCAGTATGAGTCACAACCGTTTCAATCGTTGCAGCTCGATTCTCACGCTTTCTCATAAACGTGTACACCGTATCGAACTTCATTTCCTCTTCTTTATAACAGTTGTTACACACTTCCCGCACAGCATTTTTAATATATAACGTGCCACAAGCGGAACAATTCGTTAAATCCCCCATGTCCTACTCCTCCTGAATAATACTATCCTACCCCCGCCATACCGTTAAGCTTTGCACTTCTTTTGCTCCACGACCTCGCAACACAGAAGCAGCATGCGCGACGGTAGTTCCTGTAGTATATATATCGTCTATCAAGAGGATTCTTTTACCTTCTAATATGTTTTCACTCGATTTCCAATAAAATGGATTTGGTGTCTCCAGTCGTTCTTTTTTCGTTTTCTTTGATTGCTTCTCTTGATGATGTTTACCTAAGCAAGGATGAATTTCCACACTCGCCGGTATTAACTCCTCTACAATATTGCATCCTCGCTCACTTAATCGCTCCGCTGACGCTGGAATTGGAACAACCAAGTCCATCTTACTCTCCTTAATAGCTCGTTGGACGGAAGCATGAAATATGGTGGCAATTATGATATCCCCGCGAAATTTCAACATGGTCACCCATTCCTTCATTCCTGGTGTGTAGCTATAGAGCGATGTATTTGATAGGACTGGTCGACTCGCACCACACTCCACACACAAGGATGCAGTCTTTT is a genomic window containing:
- a CDS encoding bifunctional metallophosphatase/5'-nucleotidase, yielding MNWIPLLLLLSLFTSPYRTDTPPKDPIQVQLLTINDYHGKLNQTYKFSNPPNQKAGRADYLSTYFQAYENPNAHTIKVQAGDVIGASAPVSALFHDEPTVEIFNYLGFSYGTVGNHEFDKGVLELLRMVYGGNELTRENQQPYPGIAWETLCANCIWKETGQTLFPPFAVTEIEGVKLGFIGVITQDTEDLVAKGGVEGLYFSDPTAEVNKAVKELKKQGVRAIVILAHMPATQDGNVVTGQAADLATGVDDEVDVILAAHNHQVVNGTVDNKLIVQALNYGKAFGDIELLLDPLTGDVLEKSAEVIYVDQAKIKPDPVVTKMIQSYEGASSEVLDQVVGQAAEDIVGGSLGNFIADGMKQVMDSDFALVNSGGIRDSIKKGKVTYEDILAIHPFQNNLVKLTVTGKELQEILNAQITPNKGPDFSVAGFTYTWNNKTKKVESILLNEGTRIKPDRSYTIAVNSFMADSDAPMFQLIGKYGKDKTIGPTDTEALAEFISSFPQPITYSTDDRIQVVSK
- a CDS encoding flagellin, which produces MRINHNIAALNTHRQLSAASNMQSKSMEKLSSGLRINRAGDDAAGLAISEKMRGQIRGLEMAGKNAQDSISLIQTAEGALNETHSILQRARELAVQSANDTNTDADRKELQAEVKQLVTELDRIGNTTEFNTKKLLDGSAKGVTEAVKGTVSLNNNSGVTITSAAIDGLNTAAGTDATKSNVNGAYMIVRTDQTTPGTFAAGDYKIVGPDGQTSTDITLTDKDTLTFGAGILTGGLTTLAVGDLEANMKVGESITLVFGKHEDASTDLDGSIMTQIGANAGQTAFISIGDMRADALGVKDIDISSKFGAATAIETVNNAIQKVSSQRSNLGAMQNRLEHTINNLGTASENLTAAESRIRDVDMAKEMMTQTKNSILSQAAQAMLAQANQQPQGVLQLLR
- a CDS encoding carbon storage regulator; this translates as MLVIGRKVNEYVVIDDNIKVRVVRSKEGHLRLAIDAPREIPIVRGELWERAQLEEQEE
- a CDS encoding flagellin; the encoded protein is MRINHNIAALNTHRQLSYASNAQGKSMEKLSSGLRINRAGDDAAGLAISEKMRGQIRGLDQAQRNSQDGISLIQTAEGALNETHAILQRMRELAVQSANDTNTSQDRSNIQDEMNQLGTEIERIANTTEFNTKKLLNGSLGSAQAVATGTVTNSGTLGAAMADATTLNALVDVNGNNLGIANGDTVTATWSVNGTQRTATFSVTDITTDDLSDINAAIAADASVASAATAAGVTTITAAAGGTAAQINGLSIEVKAADGTRKEAASNVLSNFQVGTKAQDARSNGSATFQIGANTGQSMNLGIEDMRAATLGVNNLQVGTQSQASTAVKVIDEAIQKVSAERSKLGSVQNRLEHTINNLGTSSENLTAAESRVRDVDMAKEMMEQTRNSILAQASQAMLAQANQQPQGVLQLLR
- the csrA gene encoding carbon storage regulator CsrA is translated as MLILTRKSGESIKIGDDIEITVMNVKNDQVKIGIQAPRGIDVFRKEIYMQIQEENAQASLSVADLLSVLPKDEKKE
- the fliW gene encoding flagellar assembly protein FliW gives rise to the protein MKVETKYHGEIELLPEQTVTFTKGLPGFEEEKSFVVLPVVDNPAFFILQSTKTAELGFIVSSPFTFFQDYDITLPKTVVEELELENVEDADIWTILTVKNPFPTSTANLQAPVIINRRKQVGKQVVLIDTPYLTKQPLAPTSMTVENRG
- a CDS encoding DUF6470 family protein yields the protein MQLPQIRLQSTSAQIQLNRTAPVQRIEQPKAELDIQQPSAEMTINRKRATLTIDQSQARADLGFKTRTQVLEEFVQDGIQGLMEGIARNAQEGDELMMIENGGSPLADQPARNAFDPPAEFNIGWIPRAGGVKVSYDPGSVDIQWKVNKVINNSRPQKAIHDYTPGKIEVAMQRYNSLEIDFVNLRHVGVNYEQQI
- the flgL gene encoding flagellar hook-associated protein FlgL; the encoded protein is MRITQSMLSTQSLRNLNTSYGRMGTLQEQLATGKKINRPSDDPVVAMKGMFYRSNLAEVDQFKRNLSELYMWMENSEAGIEQATNGLERVRELVIQGKNGTLTAEDRSVIAKEIEQIEQDIAQIANTKMAGRYIFHGTNVDKPVVTDTTTNPVTLSNDILTNNTAISEYNVEVSQGVFLKANVNPMNTFNQDLFSNLNAIKQAFENDDMSTMDTLLEDLDSVVSTLQAERSELGARYNRLEMVDNRLGQQEVISTRVLSDNEDAEIERVITDLKTQESIHRAALSVGARIMQPTLMDFLR
- the flgK gene encoding flagellar hook-associated protein FlgK; this encodes MRSTFSGLETARRAMFTQQGALKVTGHNIANANTPGYTRQRANFQQTEPYPNAAINRPNIPGQVGTGVEAGSIQRVREAFLDTQYRGESNKLGYWETKMQSYKKMEEVMNEPSEAGLSRTMDQFWESLQDLAVNPTNEGARSVVRQRGIALAETFNYLSSTLTSVRTDMRNELDVSVKQVNSLMQQIHNVNEQIADVEPHGYLPNDLYDERDRLIDELSSMINVQVTYESNGGQSSNLAEGRAIVRLTGDGLTPSATLVGKGGYNTLSVNYQTTGAQAVESLQLGSLTIDAANFKSTGKVQALMESYGYVEGTGVTGDYTKMLSELDAMAYVFAQKFNQVHADGLSPNEINNGTTDPIQFFVDDVTNDFASATQEGFASRIKISQDIVSDLANIATATATNPTLGNPDNVQLLANVINVDKLAYDGVNNATFRSHFESVIGEMAVSSQNAVRLATNTSQLKLSVDERRQAVSSVSLDEEMTNMIQFQHAYNAAARMITLQDELLDRVINGMGTVGR
- a CDS encoding flagellar protein FlgN, translating into MTQSKLVLTLEQLYTLHTHLHALAEKKASIVKQGDLESLQQLLKDEQKYISAINTLEKQRQKEAAELLNVPGTQPVTITECIKASASPVAEKLVEVRQKILDVTEKIKRQNELNQQLLYQSLQFINMNLDILDPKETQATYSKDVQNQPSKRKSLFDSQA
- the flgM gene encoding flagellar biosynthesis anti-sigma factor FlgM, with product MKINHTNGAGMNPYQRQINKLDAAKAKPKQTDKIEISTTAKEMQQTNNWISDRQKKVDDLKIQVENGTYKPDPQLIAKAMKNYFQK
- a CDS encoding TIGR03826 family flagellar region protein produces the protein MGDLTNCSACGTLYIKNAVREVCNNCYKEEEMKFDTVYTFMRKRENRAATIETVVTHTGVSEELIHKWVRKKRLHSAQFPGLGYPCDKCGTIIREGKLCSTCIGSIRTDLAHVAKEEEYQAKLKANQKTYYTTDRNK
- a CDS encoding ComF family protein; the protein is MLKFRGDIIIATIFHASVQRAIKESKMDLVVPIPASAERLSERGCNIVEELIPASVEIHPCLGKHHQEKQSKKTKKERLETPNPFYWKSSENILEGKRILLIDDIYTTGTTVAHAASVLRGRGAKEVQSLTVWRG